One Rhodothermales bacterium genomic region harbors:
- a CDS encoding SUMF1/EgtB/PvdO family nonheme iron enzyme, whose protein sequence is MVNVPGGQYQMGDVFDGANSDAIPVHSADVIRFRMGRTEVTYEQYDAFARATGRRLPDDFGRGRGSRAVADVDWNDALAFCASYGYRLPTEPEWEYAARSLGQVERFAGTDDETLRDDFVRHRDNSVSSATYVATKRPNGLGLFDMSGNVFEWIGDYYQFYPQPGSQAVWSDFEISDMRIIRGGSFRNAPEHAQAFWRSGTLRDVRSEIIGFRCAAEWK, encoded by the coding sequence ATGGTGAACGTACCCGGGGGCCAGTATCAGATGGGCGATGTGTTTGATGGAGCGAACTCGGATGCTATTCCGGTACACAGCGCAGACGTTATCCGTTTTCGCATGGGTCGCACCGAGGTGACGTATGAGCAGTATGATGCGTTCGCACGAGCTACCGGCAGACGTCTGCCCGACGATTTCGGTCGCGGTCGCGGTAGTCGTGCAGTGGCGGATGTCGACTGGAACGACGCGCTGGCGTTCTGCGCTTCCTACGGCTATCGCCTTCCTACCGAACCCGAGTGGGAATATGCGGCTCGAAGTCTCGGCCAGGTGGAGCGGTTCGCGGGTACCGATGACGAAACGCTGAGAGACGACTTCGTTCGCCATCGAGACAATTCCGTGTCTTCTGCGACGTACGTGGCCACCAAACGCCCCAACGGGCTCGGATTGTTCGACATGAGCGGTAATGTCTTTGAATGGATTGGAGACTACTACCAGTTCTACCCGCAGCCGGGATCGCAGGCCGTCTGGTCCGACTTTGAGATCTCGGACATGCGGATCATTCGCGGCGGGAGCTTCCGGAATGCTCCAGAGCATGCGCAGGCTTTCTGGCGGTCCGGTACGCTTCGGGACGTCCGATCGGAGATTATTGGATTTCGATGCGCAGCTGAGTGGAAATAG
- a CDS encoding cytidylate kinase-like family protein encodes MAKIEEIVGRQVAAWGQSLDVAAREGKRPEHWPIITVSREFGARGAALAGRLCERLEFSLWHKELVQAIAEDSDASEDVMASLDERRQKSVEDAVLGALMGSKVTNVQYVRSLMRLVQVIAIHGSAVIVGRGANFICKPDSTLRLRVVSPLDDRVSGYSRLKKISEREARQQVVRTDAERADFVQHHFRSGVDEAWSYDMVLNSSTYSLDDMVEIVLLAYRTKFGRLPKTA; translated from the coding sequence ATGGCGAAGATCGAAGAGATTGTTGGCAGGCAGGTCGCCGCATGGGGTCAGAGTCTGGATGTCGCGGCAAGGGAGGGAAAGCGCCCTGAGCATTGGCCGATCATTACGGTTTCGCGAGAGTTCGGCGCGCGCGGTGCGGCACTGGCAGGCCGGCTTTGTGAGAGGCTGGAGTTCAGTCTCTGGCACAAGGAACTGGTACAAGCGATAGCGGAGGATTCCGACGCCAGCGAAGACGTCATGGCATCGCTCGACGAACGGCGTCAGAAATCAGTGGAAGATGCCGTGCTCGGTGCGTTGATGGGCAGCAAGGTCACAAACGTACAGTACGTGCGATCCCTGATGCGACTCGTGCAGGTGATCGCGATTCACGGGAGTGCGGTCATCGTTGGTCGAGGCGCCAATTTTATATGCAAGCCGGACTCCACGCTTCGTCTGCGCGTCGTATCGCCACTGGACGATCGCGTGTCGGGTTACAGTCGGCTCAAGAAGATTTCTGAGCGAGAAGCCCGGCAGCAGGTTGTTCGGACAGATGCAGAGCGGGCGGATTTTGTTCAGCATCATTTTCGCAGCGGCGTGGATGAGGCGTGGAGTTACGATATGGTGCTGAACTCGTCCACGTACTCTCTGGACGACATGGTCGAGATCGTGCTGCTAGCCTATCGAACGAAGTTTGGCAGGCTACCGAAAACTGCGTAG